A DNA window from Myripristis murdjan chromosome 19, fMyrMur1.1, whole genome shotgun sequence contains the following coding sequences:
- the decr2 gene encoding peroxisomal 2,4-dienoyl-CoA reductase [(3E)-enoyl-CoA-producing] isoform X3, with translation MAEPQRAGELPEDVDMDECMTSYTYVYSPDLLKDQVAFITGGGSGIGLRIAEVLMRHGCDTAIASRNIDKLREAATKLSAATGRRCLPLCMDVRQPETITAAVEETLRELCRIDILVNNAAGNFLCPATALSFNAFKTVMEIDTMGTFNTSKVVYEKWFKDHGGNIVNISATLGYRGQGLQVHAGSAKAANDAMTRHLAVEWGPSGVRVNTLAPGPISGTEGFRRLGGPRGEAAGAFQSIPLQRAGNKTEMAHAVLFLASRASSYVTGAILVADGGAWLTSANDVSKMLGYWSSEKKRDK, from the exons ATGGCAGAgccacagagagcaggagagctgCCTGAAGATGTAGACATGGACGAGTGCATGACATCGTACACATACGTCTACAGTCCAGATTTACTAAA ggatCAGGTTGCTTTTATCACAGGTGGTGGATCAGGGATCGGGCTCCGTATAGCTGAAGTCCTCATGAG gCATGGCTGTGACACAGCGATTGCAAGCAGGAACATAGACAAGCTCAGAGAG GCAGCTACAAAGCTGTCGGCTGCGACAGGACGCCGCTGCCTCCCTTTGTGTATGGACGTGAGGCAGCCTGAAACCATCACTGCGGCTGTGGAGGAGACACTGAGAGAGCTGTGCCGCATAGACATCCTCGTCAACA ACGCTGCTGGGAACTTCCTCTGTCCCGCTACGGCCCTCTCCTTTAACGCCTTCAAGACTGTCATGGAGATCGACACCATGGGCACATTCAACACCAGCAAGGTGGTTTATGAAAAATGGTTCAAG GATCATGGTGGCAACATTGTGAACATCTCTGCAACGCTTGGCTACAGGGGGCAGGGCCTGCAGGTGCACGCTGGCTCTGCCAAGGCTGCAAATG ATGCTATGACCAGGCACCTGGCAGTGGAGTGGGGGCCCAGCGGGGTGAGGGTCAACACTTTGGCTCCTGGCCCCATCTCTGGCACAGAGGGCTTCCGCAGACTGG GTGGACCGAGAGGCGAGGCTGCCGGTGCGTTCCAGTCCATCCCTTTACAGCGAGCGGGCAACAAGACTGAGATGGCCCACGCTGTTCTGTTCTTAGCCAGCCGGGCCTCCTCCTACGTGACTGGAGCCATCCTGGTGGCGGACGGCGGGGCATGGCTGACCTCGGCCAATGACGTCTCTAAGATGTTGG GCTATTGGTCATCTGAAAAGAAAAGGGACAAGTAA
- the decr2 gene encoding peroxisomal 2,4-dienoyl-CoA reductase [(3E)-enoyl-CoA-producing] isoform X1, with the protein MAKRDGSRMAEPQRAGELPEDVDMDECMTSYTYVYSPDLLKDQVAFITGGGSGIGLRIAEVLMRHGCDTAIASRNIDKLREAATKLSAATGRRCLPLCMDVRQPETITAAVEETLRELCRIDILVNNAAGNFLCPATALSFNAFKTVMEIDTMGTFNTSKVVYEKWFKDHGGNIVNISATLGYRGQGLQVHAGSAKAANDAMTRHLAVEWGPSGVRVNTLAPGPISGTEGFRRLGGPRGEAAGAFQSIPLQRAGNKTEMAHAVLFLASRASSYVTGAILVADGGAWLTSANDVSKMLGYWSSEKKRDK; encoded by the exons ATGGCGAAACGAGATGGTTCAAG GATGGCAGAgccacagagagcaggagagctgCCTGAAGATGTAGACATGGACGAGTGCATGACATCGTACACATACGTCTACAGTCCAGATTTACTAAA ggatCAGGTTGCTTTTATCACAGGTGGTGGATCAGGGATCGGGCTCCGTATAGCTGAAGTCCTCATGAG gCATGGCTGTGACACAGCGATTGCAAGCAGGAACATAGACAAGCTCAGAGAG GCAGCTACAAAGCTGTCGGCTGCGACAGGACGCCGCTGCCTCCCTTTGTGTATGGACGTGAGGCAGCCTGAAACCATCACTGCGGCTGTGGAGGAGACACTGAGAGAGCTGTGCCGCATAGACATCCTCGTCAACA ACGCTGCTGGGAACTTCCTCTGTCCCGCTACGGCCCTCTCCTTTAACGCCTTCAAGACTGTCATGGAGATCGACACCATGGGCACATTCAACACCAGCAAGGTGGTTTATGAAAAATGGTTCAAG GATCATGGTGGCAACATTGTGAACATCTCTGCAACGCTTGGCTACAGGGGGCAGGGCCTGCAGGTGCACGCTGGCTCTGCCAAGGCTGCAAATG ATGCTATGACCAGGCACCTGGCAGTGGAGTGGGGGCCCAGCGGGGTGAGGGTCAACACTTTGGCTCCTGGCCCCATCTCTGGCACAGAGGGCTTCCGCAGACTGG GTGGACCGAGAGGCGAGGCTGCCGGTGCGTTCCAGTCCATCCCTTTACAGCGAGCGGGCAACAAGACTGAGATGGCCCACGCTGTTCTGTTCTTAGCCAGCCGGGCCTCCTCCTACGTGACTGGAGCCATCCTGGTGGCGGACGGCGGGGCATGGCTGACCTCGGCCAATGACGTCTCTAAGATGTTGG GCTATTGGTCATCTGAAAAGAAAAGGGACAAGTAA
- the decr2 gene encoding peroxisomal 2,4-dienoyl-CoA reductase [(3E)-enoyl-CoA-producing] isoform X2, with amino-acid sequence MAKRDGSRMAEPQRAGELPEDVDMDECMTSYTYVYSPDLLKDQVAFITGGGSGIGLRIAEVLMRHGCDTAIASRNIDKLREAATKLSAATGRRCLPLCMDVRQPETITAAVEETLRELCRIDILVNNAAGNFLCPATALSFNAFKTVMEIDTMGTFNTSKVVYEKWFKDHGGNIVNISATLGYRGQGLQVHAGSAKAANDAMTRHLAVEWGPSGVRVNTLAPGPISGTEGFRRLGGPRGEAAGAFQSIPLQRAGNKTEMAHAVLFLASRASSYVTGAILVADGGAWLTSANDVSKMLGIAFSQSAKL; translated from the exons ATGGCGAAACGAGATGGTTCAAG GATGGCAGAgccacagagagcaggagagctgCCTGAAGATGTAGACATGGACGAGTGCATGACATCGTACACATACGTCTACAGTCCAGATTTACTAAA ggatCAGGTTGCTTTTATCACAGGTGGTGGATCAGGGATCGGGCTCCGTATAGCTGAAGTCCTCATGAG gCATGGCTGTGACACAGCGATTGCAAGCAGGAACATAGACAAGCTCAGAGAG GCAGCTACAAAGCTGTCGGCTGCGACAGGACGCCGCTGCCTCCCTTTGTGTATGGACGTGAGGCAGCCTGAAACCATCACTGCGGCTGTGGAGGAGACACTGAGAGAGCTGTGCCGCATAGACATCCTCGTCAACA ACGCTGCTGGGAACTTCCTCTGTCCCGCTACGGCCCTCTCCTTTAACGCCTTCAAGACTGTCATGGAGATCGACACCATGGGCACATTCAACACCAGCAAGGTGGTTTATGAAAAATGGTTCAAG GATCATGGTGGCAACATTGTGAACATCTCTGCAACGCTTGGCTACAGGGGGCAGGGCCTGCAGGTGCACGCTGGCTCTGCCAAGGCTGCAAATG ATGCTATGACCAGGCACCTGGCAGTGGAGTGGGGGCCCAGCGGGGTGAGGGTCAACACTTTGGCTCCTGGCCCCATCTCTGGCACAGAGGGCTTCCGCAGACTGG GTGGACCGAGAGGCGAGGCTGCCGGTGCGTTCCAGTCCATCCCTTTACAGCGAGCGGGCAACAAGACTGAGATGGCCCACGCTGTTCTGTTCTTAGCCAGCCGGGCCTCCTCCTACGTGACTGGAGCCATCCTGGTGGCGGACGGCGGGGCATGGCTGACCTCGGCCAATGACGTCTCTAAGATGTTGGGTATAGCCTTCTCTCAATCTGCTAAACTCTGA
- the LOC115377745 gene encoding retinol dehydrogenase 13 isoform X1, whose amino-acid sequence MSKYILPASVFGTVFGCAVLLKSKVTGGPCPSKATIKGKTVVITGANTGIGKETARELAKRGGRIIMGCRDMEKCEAAAKEIRGKTLNPHVYACHLDLASMKSIHQFAERVKQDEQRVDILINNAGVMRCPAWKTEDGFDMQFGVNHLGHFLLTNLLLDKLKDSAPSRVINLASLAHIVGKIDFDDLNWEKKKFDTKQAYCQSKLANVLFTRELAKRLEGTGVTVNAVHPGVVATELGRHTGLHQSQFSSSVLSPFFSLLVKGPELGSQPSVYLAVAEELEGVTGRYYDVMTEKEPAPQALDEEAARMLWEVSSRLVGLEEERGQTGKMNTPAEGQSKAAQANPAQTSPAPAVRGVVA is encoded by the exons ATGAGCAAATATATTTTACCGGCCTCCGTTTTTGGAACCGTGTTCGGCTGCGCTGTTTTACTGAA GAGCAAGGTCACTGGAGGCCCCTGTCCCAGTAAGGCTACCATTAAAGGGAAGACTGTGGTTATAACAGGGGCGAACACGGGCATCGGGAAGGAAACAGCCCGGGAGCTGGCCAAGAGAG GGGGTCGGATCATCATGGGCTGCCGGGACATGGAGAAGTGCGAGGCGGCTGCGAAGGAAATCCGAGGGAAGACCCTGAATCCCCATGTTTATGCGTGCCACCTTGACCTCGCCTCGATGAAATCCATCCATCAGTTTGCAGAGAGAGTCAAACAAG ACGAGCAGCGTGTGGATATACTGATAAACAATGCAGGAGTGATGAGATGTCCAGCATGGAAGACAGAGGACGGCTTCGACATGCAGTTTGGAGTAAACCACTTAG GCCACTTCCTGTTGACAAATCTCCTGCTGGATAAGTTAAAAGACTCCGCCCCCAGCAGAGTGATCAACCTGGCCTCACTCGCCCACATTGTTGGAAAGATCGACTTCGACGACCTGAACTgggagaagaagaagtttgATACCAAGCAGGCGTACTGCCAAAGCAAGCTGGCCAATGTTCTGTTCACCAGAGAACTCGCCAAGCGTTTAGAAG gtACAGGAGTCACGGTGAATGCAGTGCACCCTGGGGTCGTGGCCACAGAGCTCGGGAGGCACACCGGCCTGCACCAGTCCCAGTTCTCAAGCTCAGTCCTCA gtccctttttctccctcctggTGAAGGGCCCGGAGCTGGGGTCCCAGCCCAGCGTCTACCTGGCTGTTGCTGAGGAGCTGGAGGGCGTGACGGGCCGCTACTATGATGTGATGACAGAAAAGGAGCCGGCACCCCAGGCCCTGGATGAGGAGGCGGCTCGCATGCTGTGggaggttagcagcaggctggTGGGTCTGGAGGAGGAGCGAGGACAGACCGGCAAGATGAATACACCAGCAGAAGGCCAGAGCAAAGCTGCACAGGCAAACCCAGCACAGACAAGTCCAGCACCGGCTGTAAGAGGCGTGGTGGCCTAG
- the LOC115377745 gene encoding retinol dehydrogenase 13 isoform X2, whose protein sequence is MGCRDMEKCEAAAKEIRGKTLNPHVYACHLDLASMKSIHQFAERVKQDEQRVDILINNAGVMRCPAWKTEDGFDMQFGVNHLGHFLLTNLLLDKLKDSAPSRVINLASLAHIVGKIDFDDLNWEKKKFDTKQAYCQSKLANVLFTRELAKRLEGTGVTVNAVHPGVVATELGRHTGLHQSQFSSSVLSPFFSLLVKGPELGSQPSVYLAVAEELEGVTGRYYDVMTEKEPAPQALDEEAARMLWEVSSRLVGLEEERGQTGKMNTPAEGQSKAAQANPAQTSPAPAVRGVVA, encoded by the exons ATGGGCTGCCGGGACATGGAGAAGTGCGAGGCGGCTGCGAAGGAAATCCGAGGGAAGACCCTGAATCCCCATGTTTATGCGTGCCACCTTGACCTCGCCTCGATGAAATCCATCCATCAGTTTGCAGAGAGAGTCAAACAAG ACGAGCAGCGTGTGGATATACTGATAAACAATGCAGGAGTGATGAGATGTCCAGCATGGAAGACAGAGGACGGCTTCGACATGCAGTTTGGAGTAAACCACTTAG GCCACTTCCTGTTGACAAATCTCCTGCTGGATAAGTTAAAAGACTCCGCCCCCAGCAGAGTGATCAACCTGGCCTCACTCGCCCACATTGTTGGAAAGATCGACTTCGACGACCTGAACTgggagaagaagaagtttgATACCAAGCAGGCGTACTGCCAAAGCAAGCTGGCCAATGTTCTGTTCACCAGAGAACTCGCCAAGCGTTTAGAAG gtACAGGAGTCACGGTGAATGCAGTGCACCCTGGGGTCGTGGCCACAGAGCTCGGGAGGCACACCGGCCTGCACCAGTCCCAGTTCTCAAGCTCAGTCCTCA gtccctttttctccctcctggTGAAGGGCCCGGAGCTGGGGTCCCAGCCCAGCGTCTACCTGGCTGTTGCTGAGGAGCTGGAGGGCGTGACGGGCCGCTACTATGATGTGATGACAGAAAAGGAGCCGGCACCCCAGGCCCTGGATGAGGAGGCGGCTCGCATGCTGTGggaggttagcagcaggctggTGGGTCTGGAGGAGGAGCGAGGACAGACCGGCAAGATGAATACACCAGCAGAAGGCCAGAGCAAAGCTGCACAGGCAAACCCAGCACAGACAAGTCCAGCACCGGCTGTAAGAGGCGTGGTGGCCTAG